From Eleftheria terrae, the proteins below share one genomic window:
- a CDS encoding DNA modification methylase: MPSHSFSPPLKLEHWPTSKLIAYARNPRKNDHAVDQMASVIAEFGFRLPVVARSTGELVDGHLRLKAAIKLGLEQIPVVLADELTDAQIRAFRLLANRSATWAEWDDELLQFEMAELNEADFDLSLTGFDADEVADILSEDEVEQEGQTNDDAVPEQEARPISRPGDVWLMGKHRLVCGDATSAEVYQLLLGDGQVDMVFTDPPFNVAYGDNAMFRKRTTARPILNDALGAGFQQFLTDALSLMVPRCRGAMYIAMSSSELDALQAAFREAGGHWSTFIIWAKNRFSLGTADYQRQFEPILYGWPRGAKRHWCGDRDQSDVWQIDRRAKNDLHPTMKPVELVERAIRNSSRPGDVVLDPFAGSGTTLIAAEKTGRVARVMELDAKYADVVIRRWQEWTEQSAVRESDQQPFDALAAVSV, from the coding sequence ATGCCATCGCACAGCTTCTCTCCTCCGCTCAAGCTCGAACACTGGCCTACGAGCAAGCTCATCGCGTATGCCCGGAATCCGAGAAAAAATGACCACGCGGTCGACCAAATGGCGTCCGTCATCGCGGAGTTTGGGTTTCGTTTGCCTGTGGTGGCCCGCAGCACTGGCGAACTCGTTGACGGGCACCTTCGCCTAAAGGCCGCGATCAAGCTCGGGCTGGAGCAGATCCCAGTGGTACTGGCCGATGAGCTGACCGACGCACAGATTCGTGCTTTTCGCTTGCTTGCGAACCGGTCGGCGACCTGGGCGGAGTGGGACGACGAGCTCCTCCAATTTGAAATGGCCGAGCTGAACGAGGCGGATTTCGACCTGTCGCTCACCGGCTTCGACGCCGATGAGGTGGCGGACATCCTGTCCGAGGATGAGGTGGAGCAGGAAGGGCAGACGAACGATGACGCTGTTCCGGAGCAGGAGGCGCGTCCAATCTCCCGCCCGGGTGATGTTTGGCTGATGGGGAAGCACCGCCTGGTCTGCGGCGATGCAACCAGCGCCGAGGTGTATCAGCTGCTGCTGGGCGATGGCCAGGTTGACATGGTGTTCACGGACCCGCCGTTCAACGTTGCGTACGGGGATAACGCAATGTTCCGAAAGCGCACTACGGCCCGTCCGATCCTGAACGATGCCCTTGGCGCAGGCTTCCAGCAATTCCTCACCGACGCCCTGTCGCTGATGGTCCCGCGCTGTCGCGGCGCGATGTACATCGCCATGTCCTCCAGCGAGCTCGACGCGCTGCAGGCCGCCTTCCGAGAGGCAGGCGGTCACTGGTCCACATTCATCATCTGGGCGAAGAACCGCTTCTCGCTCGGCACCGCGGACTACCAGCGCCAGTTCGAACCGATCCTCTACGGCTGGCCGAGGGGCGCCAAACGTCACTGGTGCGGGGACCGCGACCAGAGCGACGTCTGGCAGATCGATCGACGAGCAAAGAACGACCTGCACCCCACGATGAAGCCGGTCGAGCTGGTGGAACGGGCGATCCGCAACTCGAGCAGGCCGGGTGACGTTGTCCTCGACCCATTTGCTGGCTCGGGAACGACCCTGATCGCCGCTGAGAAAACTGGCAGGGTTGCGCGGGTGATGGAACTGGATGCCAAGTACGCCGACGTGGTTATCCGCCGCTGGCAGGAGTGGACAGAGCAAAGTGCTGTTCGTGAGTCAGATCAGCAGCCATTTGATGCACTGGCTGCCGTCTCTGTTTGA